The genome window AGGCGGTCCGCGATGTCGTCCGCGGTCCAGTCGGCGGCGGGCCGCACCTCCCAGCCGGCGGCGGCGAACGCACGGTCGCGGTCGCCGGCCTCCAGGTCCTCGTCCTCGCCCTCCGGTGGACGCGGGCCGAGGACGACACCGACGCGTGCGCCGGGCCAGGCCAACTCGGCGAGCCAGCCGTTCTCGTCGAGCTCGTAGCCGTCCTCGGGAACCGGGACACCGCGCGTGGCGAGCGCCTCGGCAAGCGGGAGCAGGCCGGGCTCGTCCGGGTCGAGGTATTCGATGACCCGGTCCCACGCCGCATCCCGGCCGGGCGGGGCGACACCCGCTGCGGACACCTCCGCGGTGGCCGGGGCCTGCGGCGAAAGCGCGGCGGTCTGGGCCGGCGCGGGCGTGCCGTCGGCAGTCGCAGTGGGGGCGAGCGTGGCGCGGACACTCTCCAGGACGCCGTTGCCGCCCGTGACCGCCAGAGTCTCGACCGGGAACCCCTCGAGACGGCCGGTCGTGAGCTGGACGGCGTCCCCACCGCCGGTGTCCAGGAACTGCAGCAGGTTGGACCAGTACAGCCAGGCCCGCCAGCGGCGCTTGTGCGCATCCTCCTGGGCGTGGACGCCGGGTGCGTCGTCGAGGAGGGCGATGCCGGTCCAGGCGGGGGGCCTCTCCCGGCCGTCCGCGGCGAGGACCAGCGGCAGCCCTGAGCGGTCGGTGACCGTGAACAGCTGCACCGGGCCGCGCGACCCGGTGGGCGTTCCTCCCCGCAGCGCCGCCGTGATCTGCTCGCCGAGCACCTCCGGCGGCAACGCGACGGGGCGGGCCCCGGCGCCCATGAAGCCCGCCAGGGCGGCCTCCGCCCGCCACTGCCAGCGCTTGGCGTCCGGCCGGCGCAGATACTCCACGAGCTGCACGGCCGGATTGACCCACACCGTCTCCGCGAGCTCACCGGCAAGCCCGCCCAACACCGTGGCGTAGTAGTCGCGGGCCTTGCCTTGGGCCTGGTCGCCGTACGGCTCCCACACCGGGTCGGCCGGGCCGGCGCCCGCGTAGCCGGTGTCCCGGACGCGGCGCTGCCACTCCTTCACGTCGCCGTAGGTGAGCTGGAAGACCCTGAGCCCTTCGGCACGCAGCCGCGTGCGCTTGTCGGCATCGTCGCCGACCCGGTTGTGCTCTCGGCCGGCGTGGAACTCGTAGCCGTCCAGGTAGACCGCCACGCGCGGGCCCGGCGCGTCGACCCGTTCGAAGAGGACGTCGGGGCGGGTGCCGTCGAGGACGCGCTGCTGGGACACGCGCCAGCTCAACGTGGTGCCGTCGGCCGCGGTCAGCCGCAGGTCCAGAGCGTGGGTGCCCGCCGGCGTTATGTAGGCGTCGCCGCTGGCCCGGCTCTCGGGCAGCCCGGCCCACTCCCGCAGCGTGTCGATGAACAGCACTTCGAGATCGCTCTCGGCCTGCCGGTGCATCGGGATGTGCTGGGTGGTGGTGACGGGCGAGGTGCGCCAGCGCTCGCCGTCCGCACCGAGCAGCTCGTCGAGCATCTGCCGGACCTCGTTCCGGCTGACCTTGTCGTAGTCGGCCGGCGGCACCCGGCGCAGCAGGCAGCGGTGACAGCCGTCGAGCCCCTTCTCCAGGCAGCCGCAGCTCTCGATCACCTCACGGGCCTTCAGCAGGACCTCGCGGAAGCCGTCGGAGGTCGCCAGGCGGTGCAGGTAGCCGGTGCCGCCGGGAAGCCGGTCGTACACCACGAGGAACCGGCGCGGCCAGTCGCGGTCCTCGCCGTCCGGCATGGACGCGGCGGTGATGTCGATGTGGTCGGGGTCGCCGCCGTAGCGGGCCGCTATGCCGGCGAACAGCGCGGCGGTGAACGAGGCGAGCCGCTCCTTGGCCCGCGCCACGGACGCCGGCAGCAGGATGCGAACGGCCTCCGTCGTCAGCTCGTGTGCCAGCAGCAGCGGCACGTCCAGTCCGGCGCCCTGCTCCTCCCCGCTGCCGCGCAGCCGTCGGCGCGGGCACCACAACTGGTGGTGGGCGCTCGCGCGGGTGGTGCGGGCGAGCGAGGCGGTGAGCGCGTGCTGCGACTGGTCGACGACCGGCCGCCCGTCGGCGGTCGCCCCACCGCAACTCGCGCACACGAAGAAGGGGTTCAGGCGCACGTCGTCCCCGGCCAGCGGAACCGTGCTGCTGCCGTCCTGCCGGTCGACCCCGAGGTTCAGGGTGCGGACGACGGCCTTGCGCGTGAAGTCCGCGCCGAAGACAGCGGCGTCGTGCCGCCATGATCCGGCCGCCAGATGCGCCGGGTCTATGTCGACGGTGGTGAGAACGGCGTACCGCCTCCGGTCGCGTTCGTCGCGGTCGTCCCGCACCCGGGCGTCGTCGCGCTTGTCCCGGGACATGACGCGCCGGGGCTGGAGCACGTGGTGCAAGCAGCCCGCGTCGGCGATCTCCCGTGACCCGCACCGTGGGCACGGCGAGGTGTCGTTCTTCGGATCGCCGTGTGCGCGCGCGTATCCGCACGCCGGGCACAGACGCCACACGGCCCAGGCGCGCCGCTCCGGGCTGCCGATGTCGAGGGCGCGTACGACGTGCCGATAGCCGTTGACGTAGAAGCTGTTGCCGGGCGCGAGTTCGGTGAGGGAGAGCTTGCGGGAACGCTCGTAGTCGCGGACCTCGCTGCGGTACACCCAGTTCCGGCGCTCGTCGTCGCCCTCCGGGGCTTCCGTGCCCTCGTCGTCCCCAGCTGCCTCCTTCCAGTAGAGCGTGGCCTCCAGAGACGTGGTCGTGTCGGTGAGGCTGTAGTTGGGCAGCAGGCCCAGCTCCACGAGCGCGCCGTGCGCACTGGCCTGGCTCAGCTCGCGCAGCAGCTCACCCGTGGCGCGCCGCTCCGCGAGCAGCTCACGTCGTTCGGCGCCCTGTTCACGGTCCTCGGCGAGCAGACCGTCCACCGCGGTGTCGATGGCGGCGATACGGCGGCGCAGCTCCTCGCGGCGCGCCGTCCACTCCTCCTCGGCCTCCTGCAGGGCCCGTGCGATGCCGCCGGTGGCGTAGGCGCGCAACTCGTCCGCGGCGTGCAGGGACACGCCCCGGTCGTCGTCCGGGCCGCCGGGTGCCTGCGGGAACAGCGCCAGGAATTCCTCCACCAGCCGCGCCCCGTGGGTGAGCGCCGCGTCCGACAGGTCCTGGCACCAGCCCGTCGTGCCGAACAGCGCCGACGACAGGCGGGGGAGCGGCATGAGCGGTTCGCCGTCCGAGGTGGTCAGTTCGCCGCGCGCCGCCCGGTCCAGCAGATGCGCCGTGTACTGGCGGCGCAGGATCTCCACGGCCGACAGGTAGCAGCCCGGCGGCACGATGTCACCGGCGATCATCTCGGTCGGGTCGTCCAGGTAGTACCGGTCGCGGGCCCGGCGCCCGCCGAAGGCGACCACCAGGGCGTTGCCGGTCCTGCGTCCGGCACGTCCGGCACGCTGCACGTAGTTCGCCGGCCCGCCCGGCAGCGAGCCCAGCAGCACGGCCGACAGGTCGCCGATGTCGATGCCCAGTTCCAGCGTGGGCGTGCAGGACAGCACATTGGGGTCGGTGTAGTGGGTGCCCTGCCGGAACGTCCGCTCCACGCGCTCCCGTTCCGGCCGCGTCAGCATGCCGGTGTGCTCTGCCGTGACGACCCGGTAGGTACCGCCGGTCAGATACAGGCGGCGGTAGTAGTCGGCCCGGTAGTCGCGCTCCAGTTTCCCGCCGAAGCCGCCGCTGCCCGCACCGGTCGACGACATGCCGGACTGTGGCGGGGTGAGGATGCCGGTGCACCGCCAGCGCGGGCAGGGGTGTCCGTACCAGCGGGTGCGCCGCTCGGGCGGCACCACCTGCTGCCAGCCGCACTCCTCGCAGGACACGAACGCCTTGTTGACCAGGTCGTCCGCCAACAGCCGCACCTGTATGTGGCCAGGTTGCAGGCCGTAGACGCGGGTCGTGCGGTCCTTGGCGGTGCGCACCGACAGCACGCCCTCGTCCGCGAGGACGGGGAGCAGCCTGCGCAGGTACTCGGTCGCCTGCGCCGCGTCCAGGCCGAGGCAGCGCCGCGTCCAGTCCTGGTACCAGTTGCCACGACCAGTGATCGTGTCGAACTTCGTCTTCTCCTTGGGTCCGTCGAGAAGGAACCGCGGCGGCGCCACGTACCCCTCGGGAAAGGCGGGCATTCCCTCCGGTCGTTGCCCGGAGATCAGGTACTGGTTGACGCCCGCTTCCTTGATCCAGGTGTCGAGCCACCGGTGCCGGACGCCGCCGCGCAGCCGCAGCCGTTCCAGCAGTCCCCGCACGTACGCCAGGTACCGCTCGGGCGTGGGCAGGCCACTGTCGAGCCCCAGCTGCCCGGGCAGCGTGAGATGCAGGTCGCGGGCGAGCGCGACGATCCGGTCGGGTTCCTCGACCACCACCTCCGCGGCCGTCGTCCGGGTCAGCTCCAGCGTGCGCCCGAGTCGCGACCGCAGCCCGAACTCCATGACGGTCGCGAACGCGAGCCGTTCCCCGATGAGCTTCCAGGTCCGCGCGTCCCCCGTGCCGCGTCCCGACAGGAGCCGGTCCACGCCCGGTTCGTCGTGCAGGTCCGGCGGGACGACCGCGGCCAGCGTCTGCGGGTCGTCCACGGAGTCCAGGACGTCGCCGATGAGGTCGTTGAGCGGGAGCGGCGTACCGGAGTCGTCCAGTTGGTGCGCCAGCAGAGAGCGCAGCGAGAATTTGTACGAGGCGTTGGCGACGTACCCGGCGCGGTGCGCGGCGTCCTGGGTGGAGTCGTTGAACAGCAGCGTCTTGCGCTCCTCGGGAGCCAGCGCGATCTCATGGCCGCCGGTGAACAGCTGGGTGACCGTGGCGGAGGCCAGCGCGGCGAGCGCGGTGCCGAGGAACCTGATGCCGTTGTCGGCGTTGCATGCAGGACAGGTGTCGTCCCGGGCGGCCTGGTCGGCCGTCTTCTTGCCCAGGATGGCCCGCGCGAACCAGGCGTCCTGCAGCCCTTCCCCGTCCTCCGCCACGGGCATGCGGTAGGTGCTCTCCGCGCCGTCCAGCACGACCACGGACTGCGGATCGACGCCGCCCGCCCGCTTCGGGCCGGTGCCGGTGAGTGCCGCGAGGGCGTCCCGTGCCTCGGCCGGAGTCGCCGAGATGAAGTACCGCAGCCGTCGCTTGTCACGTCCGAGGGCCGCCGACCAGATCCGCTGCGGGCTCGTCTCGAGCTTCTGCGGATCGGCTTCCGGGGACAGGGTCGCCCAACCCGAGCGGCCGCACACGCGGCAGTAGATCGCCGGGAGATGGGCCTGGGCCGGTCGCTGCACGGTGTCCGAACCGGGCAGCGCCTGGGGCCGCCGCGAGTCCGCCATCGGCCATTCGTCGCTGTCGGCCAGATCCTCGGACGCGGACGCCGCGGTGAGCGCGGAGCGCCGCGCCACGGCCCGTTCGTCCTCGTACCAGCGGAACTCCGGTCGGGCGCCCACCCCGCTCAGCACCCGACTCACGGGCCGGACCCACAGGTGCGCCTCGATGTGCAGCAGCGGACGCGGTCGGCGCTCGTCGGACTCCGGATCCCGCGCGGACGACAGCAGCGCCACGAACCGCGACAGTGCCTCCAGCGCGAGCCGAGGGTTCTCCCGCGCGGTGCGCGCCCACGCGTAGCCGAAGCGGGCCATACGGTCCCGCAGCCCCCACTCGTCGAGCGGCTCGCCGTTCAGCAGTGCGAGCACACCGTGGGTGAAGTCGTGTTTCTTCAGCAGCCGCCCGATCTGGAAAGCATCAAGGCCGCGCCGCCCCAGCAACCGCTCGGCGAGCCCGTCCAGGTCGAGCCGGTCCGGGTCGGACTCCACGCCCGGGCCGCCCGAGACCTCGATGACCTCCTTCGGGCTGGGAGGCTCGGGCAACTCGTAGTCGATGTCGCCGACGAAGTCGTCCGCGCTCAGCCGCTCCTCACTGACCACGGAGTCCGGACCGAACGGCACGCCGAACACCTGCTCGGCGACCATGAGGATGCCGCCGGTGTCGCCCCCGCCCTCACCGAGGGTCGCCGAGGTCGCCACCGGGCAGATCGAACCGAGCGGCCGCTCCGGCTTCGAGGCGCCCACGGCGGCCGCCAGCCGCCGCAGCAGCATCGCCACGTCCGTGCCCTGTGCGCCGTCGTACGTGTGGAACTCGTCCAGCACCACGTACGCCGGGTCCGCCCCCTCCCACAGCGGCCGGTCCTCCGCCCGCTGCAGCAGCAGGTCCAGCATCTTGTAGTTGGTGATCAGCACGTCCGGGGGCGACTGCCGCATCTCCTCGCGCCGCGTCATGACCCGCCGGAAGTCCGTGTCCGGCTTGTCGCCGATGTAAAGGCCGGCCGTCACCTGCGCCAGCTCCGGTTGCGCCAGGTAGTCGCCGATTCGCCCGGCCTGGTCGGTGGCGAGCGCGTTCATCGGGTACAGCAGCACGGCCTTCACCCCGCGCCTGCCCAGTGCCTTCTGCCGCCGGCAGTGGTCGAGGACGGGGATCAGGAACGACTCGGTCTTGCCCGACCCGGTGCCGGTCGTCACGAGCGTCGGCTCGGCCGCCCCTTTGTACGTGCTCAGTCGCTCCCACGCCTTCGCCTGGTGCCGCCACGGCGTGAACGACGGCTGCCACTCGAGCGCCGACCGCCACCCGTCGTCGGCGGGGTGGAACGGCGTCCTGATCCGCAGGTACGGCCCCCGGAAGATGCCCGTGTCCGGATCGCCGAGGAACCTCTCCAGCGCGAGGCGCGTGTCCTCGTCGGCCAGGGCGTACGTCGTCGTGAGGTACTGCGTCAGACTGCCACGGAGCTGTGCGGCGGCCAGGGTGGGCTTCACGAGGACCTTTCGGGCAAGTCGGTGACGGGGACCGCCGGGTACGCCCCACCGTGACAGCGGGCGAAGGCACCGTGACGATCAGCGTCAAAAATAACCCCCACCTCGGACAACGGCACCCGTCTGGTCGAATCCCGGACCTCCACGAAAGGGATTGACGGTGCGAATGCGACAGACGATCACGGTAATGGCCGCGCATGCCGACCAGTCCAACACCGCGCGCACTCCGGCAGCGCGTTCTACGGCTGTCAGGTCCAGCCCGTGAGGTCCCCGACGAAGTCCGCGTACGAGCGGTTGGTGCCGCGGGGGGACGGGATCAGCCGGTGCTCCAGCGCCTTGCGGGCGACCGTGGGTCCGTCGCTCTCCCGGAAGACCGGCAGGCCGAGCCCCCGCTTGAGCTCCTCCTTGGCGTCCTTGACGCGGCCCGTGTCCCGGTCGAGCAGATGAGCGGGGACTTTCCAGCGCGGACGCACGTGCGGGAAGGCGTCCGGGAAGAGCAGCAGCCAGCCCTCGCTCTCCCAGGCGGCGAGCGCGAGTGCCGTTCGGAACTCCTGGCACTGGCGCGCGAACTCGTCGGTCAGCGTTCTGCGGACCCGTTCGTAGTGGGTGTCGGTGTAGCCGTCCAGGTCCTCGTGGACGACGAAGCCGAGCAACTGGGCGCGCTGCTGGCGTGCCTTGGCCCGCGCCTTGCCGGCCAGCGCCTTGACGGCGGCGGCGAGGTCCGGGCCGGACTTCCTGCGCAGGCGCACGGGGTCGTTGATGCGGACCAGCTTGGCCGCCGCGCCGAGGTCGGGCCGGTGGGCGCGTATGAGCGCGGCCAGGATCTCGCAGTCGTTCTGGTCCTCACCGGCGAGCACGATGACGCCCCGTTCTTGTGCCCGGGACGTCCGCCCGCCGCCCTGTCGCCCCTTCGGGGTCACAGTTCACCCCCGGTGAGGTCGCCGCCCAGCACCCCGGAGAACCACAGTTCGCCGAGCGGCTGTTCACCGGACTCCTCGACGATGTCCTTCACCTCGTCCACGGTGAGAGCCGGGATGATCGACGCGCCGTCCTCGTCGCGGTCGCACACGACGAACTCCTCCGGATACAGCCGGTTGACGAGCGCGGGCGAGTGGGTCGCGACGATGAACTGCGTCCGCTCGGCGGCCTCCCGCAGCCGCTGCACGACGAGTTCCAGGGCCTGCGGATGCAACCCGTGGTCGATCTCCTCGATGCAGGTGAACGCCGGAGGATTGGGGTCGTACAGCAGGGCGAGCAGCCCGAGCAGCCGGACCGTCCCGTAGGAGGCGTCGGCGAGCGGTGTCAGGCGGCGCAGGCCGCGCTCGCGCAGCACGACGGTCAGCTGGTCGGTCGCCCCGCCGACCTCCTCGAACTCGATGTTCTCCAACTGCGGCAGGACCGTACGGGCATCGGCGACCAGGTCGTCCCAGGTCTCCTCGCGACCACTGAGGTGGATCAGAAACCCGGCCAGGTTCTCGGCGTGCGGT of Streptomyces cynarae contains these proteins:
- a CDS encoding DEAD/DEAH box helicase, whose translation is MKPTLAAAQLRGSLTQYLTTTYALADEDTRLALERFLGDPDTGIFRGPYLRIRTPFHPADDGWRSALEWQPSFTPWRHQAKAWERLSTYKGAAEPTLVTTGTGSGKTESFLIPVLDHCRRQKALGRRGVKAVLLYPMNALATDQAGRIGDYLAQPELAQVTAGLYIGDKPDTDFRRVMTRREEMRQSPPDVLITNYKMLDLLLQRAEDRPLWEGADPAYVVLDEFHTYDGAQGTDVAMLLRRLAAAVGASKPERPLGSICPVATSATLGEGGGDTGGILMVAEQVFGVPFGPDSVVSEERLSADDFVGDIDYELPEPPSPKEVIEVSGGPGVESDPDRLDLDGLAERLLGRRGLDAFQIGRLLKKHDFTHGVLALLNGEPLDEWGLRDRMARFGYAWARTARENPRLALEALSRFVALLSSARDPESDERRPRPLLHIEAHLWVRPVSRVLSGVGARPEFRWYEDERAVARRSALTAASASEDLADSDEWPMADSRRPQALPGSDTVQRPAQAHLPAIYCRVCGRSGWATLSPEADPQKLETSPQRIWSAALGRDKRRLRYFISATPAEARDALAALTGTGPKRAGGVDPQSVVVLDGAESTYRMPVAEDGEGLQDAWFARAILGKKTADQAARDDTCPACNADNGIRFLGTALAALASATVTQLFTGGHEIALAPEERKTLLFNDSTQDAAHRAGYVANASYKFSLRSLLAHQLDDSGTPLPLNDLIGDVLDSVDDPQTLAAVVPPDLHDEPGVDRLLSGRGTGDARTWKLIGERLAFATVMEFGLRSRLGRTLELTRTTAAEVVVEEPDRIVALARDLHLTLPGQLGLDSGLPTPERYLAYVRGLLERLRLRGGVRHRWLDTWIKEAGVNQYLISGQRPEGMPAFPEGYVAPPRFLLDGPKEKTKFDTITGRGNWYQDWTRRCLGLDAAQATEYLRRLLPVLADEGVLSVRTAKDRTTRVYGLQPGHIQVRLLADDLVNKAFVSCEECGWQQVVPPERRTRWYGHPCPRWRCTGILTPPQSGMSSTGAGSGGFGGKLERDYRADYYRRLYLTGGTYRVVTAEHTGMLTRPERERVERTFRQGTHYTDPNVLSCTPTLELGIDIGDLSAVLLGSLPGGPANYVQRAGRAGRRTGNALVVAFGGRRARDRYYLDDPTEMIAGDIVPPGCYLSAVEILRRQYTAHLLDRAARGELTTSDGEPLMPLPRLSSALFGTTGWCQDLSDAALTHGARLVEEFLALFPQAPGGPDDDRGVSLHAADELRAYATGGIARALQEAEEEWTARREELRRRIAAIDTAVDGLLAEDREQGAERRELLAERRATGELLRELSQASAHGALVELGLLPNYSLTDTTTSLEATLYWKEAAGDDEGTEAPEGDDERRNWVYRSEVRDYERSRKLSLTELAPGNSFYVNGYRHVVRALDIGSPERRAWAVWRLCPACGYARAHGDPKNDTSPCPRCGSREIADAGCLHHVLQPRRVMSRDKRDDARVRDDRDERDRRRYAVLTTVDIDPAHLAAGSWRHDAAVFGADFTRKAVVRTLNLGVDRQDGSSTVPLAGDDVRLNPFFVCASCGGATADGRPVVDQSQHALTASLARTTRASAHHQLWCPRRRLRGSGEEQGAGLDVPLLLAHELTTEAVRILLPASVARAKERLASFTAALFAGIAARYGGDPDHIDITAASMPDGEDRDWPRRFLVVYDRLPGGTGYLHRLATSDGFREVLLKAREVIESCGCLEKGLDGCHRCLLRRVPPADYDKVSRNEVRQMLDELLGADGERWRTSPVTTTQHIPMHRQAESDLEVLFIDTLREWAGLPESRASGDAYITPAGTHALDLRLTAADGTTLSWRVSQQRVLDGTRPDVLFERVDAPGPRVAVYLDGYEFHAGREHNRVGDDADKRTRLRAEGLRVFQLTYGDVKEWQRRVRDTGYAGAGPADPVWEPYGDQAQGKARDYYATVLGGLAGELAETVWVNPAVQLVEYLRRPDAKRWQWRAEAALAGFMGAGARPVALPPEVLGEQITAALRGGTPTGSRGPVQLFTVTDRSGLPLVLAADGRERPPAWTGIALLDDAPGVHAQEDAHKRRWRAWLYWSNLLQFLDTGGGDAVQLTTGRLEGFPVETLAVTGGNGVLESVRATLAPTATADGTPAPAQTAALSPQAPATAEVSAAGVAPPGRDAAWDRVIEYLDPDEPGLLPLAEALATRGVPVPEDGYELDENGWLAELAWPGARVGVVLGPRPPEGEDEDLEAGDRDRAFAAAGWEVRPAADWTADDIADRLDGAPPSGDRKGRDLPDGTTTENGEKEQP